The following are encoded together in the Bacillus sp. NP157 genome:
- the rplM gene encoding 50S ribosomal protein L13, with amino-acid sequence MKTFSAKPETVKRDWFVIDATNKTLGRLSTEVARRLRGKHKPEFTPHVDTGDYIVVINAEKVAVTGAKLDDKMYHRFTGYVGNLKTTSLKDLLASHPERVIEIAVKGMLPKNPLGRAMYRKLKVYGGAEHPHTAQQPQQLDI; translated from the coding sequence ATGAAAACGTTCAGCGCCAAGCCGGAGACCGTCAAGCGCGATTGGTTCGTGATTGATGCCACGAACAAGACGCTCGGTCGTCTGTCGACCGAAGTCGCCCGCCGTCTCCGCGGCAAGCATAAGCCCGAGTTCACCCCGCACGTCGACACCGGCGATTACATCGTCGTGATCAACGCTGAGAAGGTGGCTGTCACCGGTGCGAAGCTGGACGACAAGATGTACCACCGCTTCACCGGCTACGTCGGCAACCTGAAGACCACCAGTCTGAAGGACCTGCTCGCGTCGCACCCGGAGCGCGTGATCGAGATCGCCGTCAAGGGCATGCTGCCGAAGAACCCGCTGGGTCGCGCCATGTACCGCAAGCTCAAGGTGTACGGCGGTGCCGAGCACCCGCACACTGCCCAGCAGCCGCAGCAGCTGGATATCTAA
- the coq7 gene encoding 2-polyprenyl-3-methyl-6-methoxy-1,4-benzoquinone monooxygenase, with product MSIRTLTPLDRLLAGVERAMEAVAGSPEALRRSPGDAVADAPMDEAERRHAAGLMRINHVGEVCAQALYVGQAALARTDETRQHLLHAAQEETDHLAWCAERLKQLDSRPSLLNPLWYAGSYAIGVVAAAVGDPISLGFVVETERQVEVHLAEHLERLPAQDDRSRAILRQMQEDEIRHADAAQARGGIDLPFPIPRLMHAASAVMKAVAYRF from the coding sequence GTGTCCATCCGCACCCTCACCCCCCTCGACCGCCTGCTGGCGGGCGTGGAACGCGCCATGGAGGCCGTTGCCGGGTCGCCCGAGGCCCTGCGCCGGTCACCCGGCGATGCCGTCGCCGATGCCCCGATGGACGAGGCCGAGCGCCGCCACGCGGCCGGCCTGATGCGGATCAACCACGTGGGCGAGGTCTGCGCGCAGGCGCTCTACGTGGGCCAGGCGGCCCTCGCCCGCACCGACGAGACCCGCCAGCACCTGCTCCACGCGGCCCAGGAAGAAACCGACCACCTGGCCTGGTGCGCCGAGCGCCTGAAGCAACTGGATAGCCGCCCCAGCCTGCTCAACCCCCTGTGGTACGCCGGCAGCTACGCCATCGGCGTGGTCGCGGCCGCCGTGGGCGATCCGATCAGCCTGGGTTTCGTGGTCGAGACCGAGCGCCAGGTGGAGGTCCACCTTGCCGAGCACCTGGAGCGACTCCCGGCCCAGGACGACCGCTCGCGCGCCATCCTTCGCCAGATGCAGGAAGACGAGATCCGCCACGCCGACGCCGCACAAGCGCGCGGCGGCATCGACCTGCCCTTCCCCATCCCGCGCCTGATGCATGCCGCGTCGGCGGTGATGAAGGCCGTCGCTTATCGGTTCTGA
- the speD gene encoding adenosylmethionine decarboxylase produces MVKPLPRLRLQGFNNLTKALSFNIYDICYAVSEQQRQNYIEYIDEQYDADRLTQILTDVAEIIGANILNIARQDYDPQGASVTILISEEPVVEKLGRDTISGAVVAHMDKSHITVHTYPETHPHNGIATFRADIDVATCGVISPLKALNYLIDSFESDIVIADYRVRGFTRDVKGKKHFIDHKINSVQDYLAKHIRQKYEMFDVNVYQENIFHTKMHIKDFDLDTYLFEAQADDLSFKERQRIESLLRREIEELFHGRNLM; encoded by the coding sequence GTGGTCAAACCGCTTCCCCGCCTTCGCCTCCAGGGTTTCAATAACCTCACCAAGGCGCTGAGCTTCAACATCTATGACATCTGCTACGCCGTCTCGGAGCAGCAGCGCCAGAACTACATCGAATACATCGATGAACAGTACGACGCTGACCGCCTGACCCAGATCCTGACGGACGTGGCCGAGATCATCGGCGCGAACATCCTGAACATCGCGCGCCAGGACTATGACCCGCAGGGCGCGTCGGTCACCATCCTCATTTCCGAGGAGCCGGTGGTCGAGAAGCTCGGCCGCGACACCATTTCCGGTGCCGTCGTCGCGCACATGGACAAGAGCCACATCACCGTCCACACGTATCCGGAAACGCATCCGCACAACGGCATCGCGACCTTCCGCGCCGATATCGACGTGGCGACCTGCGGCGTGATCTCGCCGCTGAAGGCCCTGAACTACCTGATCGACAGCTTCGAGTCCGACATTGTCATCGCCGATTACCGCGTGCGCGGTTTCACCCGCGACGTGAAGGGCAAGAAGCACTTCATCGACCACAAGATCAATTCCGTGCAGGACTACCTGGCCAAGCACATCCGCCAGAAGTACGAAATGTTCGACGTGAACGTCTACCAGGAAAACATCTTCCACACGAAGATGCACATCAAGGACTTCGACCTCGACACGTATCTGTTCGAGGCCCAGGCCGACGATCTGTCGTTCAAGGAGCGCCAGCGCATCGAATCGCTGCTCCGCCGCGAGATCGAAGAGCTCTTCCACGGCCGCAACCTGATGTGA
- the crp gene encoding cAMP-activated global transcriptional regulator CRP has product MGRFLDACHRRRYPGKTAIIRPGDPANTLYYVVEGSLAVCTEDEEGRELILAYINRGQFIGEMGLFVEQAQRESLVRTRTAVEMAEISYERLFQLLEGPLAAECPKLLFAIGSQLTHRLLRTSRQVSRMAFMDVTNRVSRTLLDLCQEPDAMTHPDGTQIRISRQEVSRIVGCSREMVGRVLKQLEEERMIDVAGKTIVVRGTR; this is encoded by the coding sequence ATGGGCCGTTTCCTGGACGCATGCCACCGTCGCCGGTATCCCGGCAAGACGGCGATCATCCGCCCCGGCGATCCGGCGAACACCCTCTACTACGTGGTCGAAGGCTCGCTTGCCGTCTGCACGGAAGACGAAGAGGGCCGTGAGCTGATCCTTGCCTACATCAACCGTGGCCAGTTCATCGGGGAAATGGGGCTATTCGTCGAGCAGGCACAGCGCGAATCGCTGGTCCGCACGCGCACGGCCGTGGAAATGGCCGAAATCAGCTACGAGCGCCTGTTCCAGCTGCTGGAAGGCCCGCTCGCCGCGGAATGCCCCAAGTTGTTGTTTGCCATAGGGTCGCAACTGACCCATCGACTCCTGCGCACCTCGCGCCAGGTCAGCCGCATGGCCTTCATGGACGTCACCAACCGGGTTTCGCGCACCCTCCTGGACCTGTGCCAGGAGCCGGACGCCATGACCCACCCCGATGGCACGCAGATCCGCATCTCCCGGCAGGAAGTCAGCCGGATCGTGGGCTGCTCGCGAGAAATGGTCGGCCGCGTGCTCAAGCAGCTCGAGGAAGAGCGCATGATCGACGTCGCCGGCAAGACGATCGTCGTCCGCGGCACCCGCTGA
- a CDS encoding bifunctional helix-turn-helix transcriptional regulator/GNAT family N-acetyltransferase codes for MYLSSLRELAIGSRLKALSDYFYQAVDEVYRASGAGIESRWFPVLRFLRDVGPTTVTEVASAIGQTHSAVSQLADRLVDAGMVVRQRDPADGRRSVLALTDAGERALGALGPVWLALRRGMAESLGPRMLDLLDAIDGCEQALASRPLVDAVLGQRAALDRAGVEVVPWEAAHADHFRRLNQQWLERHFRVEDVDRALFADPEGHVIAPGGAIFFASYAGEIIGTCALLHEGDGTYELSKMGVDENFRGLGAGRKLLDAAIGAWRERGGKHLFLESNSRLGRALGMYERAGFRRQPAIRPGSHYERADVYMVFEGP; via the coding sequence ATGTACCTGTCTTCCCTGCGCGAGCTGGCCATTGGCAGCCGCCTCAAGGCCCTGAGCGACTATTTCTACCAGGCGGTCGACGAGGTCTACCGGGCGAGCGGGGCGGGTATCGAATCACGCTGGTTCCCCGTGCTGCGCTTCCTGCGCGACGTCGGCCCGACCACGGTGACCGAGGTGGCCTCGGCGATCGGCCAGACCCATTCGGCGGTGAGCCAGCTGGCCGATCGGCTGGTCGATGCCGGCATGGTGGTGCGCCAGCGCGACCCGGCCGACGGCCGCCGCAGCGTGCTCGCGCTTACCGATGCGGGTGAGCGCGCCCTGGGTGCGCTGGGCCCGGTGTGGCTGGCCTTGCGTCGTGGCATGGCCGAGTCGCTGGGGCCGCGCATGCTCGACCTGCTCGATGCCATCGACGGTTGCGAACAGGCCCTGGCCTCGCGTCCGCTGGTCGACGCCGTGCTGGGGCAACGCGCCGCGCTGGACCGCGCCGGCGTCGAGGTCGTGCCCTGGGAGGCGGCGCATGCCGACCATTTCCGTCGCTTGAACCAGCAGTGGCTCGAACGGCATTTCCGCGTGGAAGACGTGGATCGCGCCCTGTTCGCCGACCCCGAGGGCCATGTGATTGCCCCCGGCGGGGCGATTTTCTTTGCGTCGTACGCGGGCGAGATCATCGGCACCTGTGCCTTGCTGCACGAGGGCGACGGTACCTACGAGCTGTCGAAGATGGGCGTGGACGAGAATTTCCGCGGGCTTGGCGCGGGCCGGAAGCTGCTCGACGCGGCGATCGGCGCCTGGCGCGAGCGCGGGGGCAAGCATCTGTTCCTGGAATCGAACAGCCGCCTCGGCCGGGCGCTGGGCATGTATGAGCGGGCCGGCTTCCGGCGCCAACCCGCGATCCGCCCGGGCTCGCATTACGAGCGGGCGGACGTTTACATGGTCTTCGAAGGCCCCTGA
- a CDS encoding haloacid dehalogenase-like hydrolase, translated as MAQGNEAAVTDTAVDARRVALFDFDGVIVRHQTLELYYRERLAGFGRWRLLLALPYLPFIPFMLRSMAGTRILGRVFLRVVTFGRTEANYRRLVTAFGRTYARRPGVFVRDGVATLRRHIEAGDRVLIVTGNDGTLVQAILDEVGLTGAELLASEVRGGLFGVHFVRHNVEGVKVRTVERAGIARPWAVAYGDSTSDLAMLKAADAAKLVNPSARTLKKMRKPLGEKLEVLGWY; from the coding sequence ATGGCACAGGGGAACGAGGCGGCGGTGACCGATACCGCCGTCGACGCACGGCGCGTCGCGTTGTTCGATTTCGATGGCGTGATCGTGCGCCACCAGACACTGGAGCTGTATTACCGCGAACGCCTGGCCGGCTTCGGCCGCTGGCGCCTGCTGCTCGCGCTCCCGTACCTGCCGTTCATTCCGTTCATGCTGCGCTCCATGGCCGGCACCCGGATCCTTGGGCGGGTCTTCCTTCGTGTCGTCACCTTCGGCCGGACGGAAGCCAACTACAGGCGCTTGGTCACGGCCTTCGGGCGCACGTATGCGCGCCGGCCGGGTGTCTTCGTGCGCGACGGCGTGGCCACCCTGCGCCGGCACATCGAGGCGGGCGACCGTGTCCTGATCGTGACCGGCAACGATGGCACCCTGGTCCAGGCGATCCTCGACGAGGTGGGCCTCACCGGTGCCGAGCTGCTCGCCTCGGAAGTCCGCGGTGGGCTGTTCGGCGTGCACTTCGTCCGCCATAACGTCGAAGGCGTGAAAGTGCGGACGGTGGAGCGTGCGGGCATCGCACGGCCGTGGGCCGTGGCCTATGGCGACTCCACGTCCGACCTGGCCATGCTCAAGGCGGCCGATGCGGCGAAGCTGGTCAACCCCAGTGCGCGCACGCTGAAGAAGATGCGCAAGCCCCTGGGCGAGAAGCTTGAGGTGCTGGGGTGGTACTGA